Proteins encoded within one genomic window of Triticum aestivum cultivar Chinese Spring chromosome 2D, IWGSC CS RefSeq v2.1, whole genome shotgun sequence:
- the LOC123056024 gene encoding putative receptor-like protein kinase At4g00960, which translates to MEPTSLKMELLRKITKQFAKERVLGQGAYGRVYRGVCDDGQVVAVKLLYNLKQTIDDEQFIREFKNLMVLKHPNIVRLVGYCYETQRQHADFEGTIVFAETTHKALCFEYMPEGSLRKHLSDESNGLDWQTRYKIIKGACEGLRYLHEELDFGLSKFYGEEQTRMTQSPIGTIGYTPPEYLFGRKVSKKFDIFSLGVVITKIIAGPSDHDTHDEMQKEFLDQVQGNWIKRLQTPWSSPEQLEAQCQQVKRCTEIALSCMDMDWRRRPSIVNILDELNETEKCIEKATNYEQDPSPPIASTSSVVQPAASPPPTTPFPPPCIIATFSEGPSWSGSEYEGQVSSDSLSACLSNQCTTSGEPHPPRVDTAGSTVGHLPSDGYCDTPQAGYLDCRF; encoded by the exons ATGGAACCAACAAGTCTAAAGATGGAATTATTAAGAAAAATCACGAAGCAATTCGCCAAGGAGCGAGTACTTGGTCAAGGTGCATATGGAAGAGTTTACAGG GGTGTGTGCGATGACGGACAAGTGGTTGCTGTGAAGCTGCTCTATAATCTAAAGCAAACAATTGATGATGAGCAATTCATACGTGAGTTTAAAAACCTTATGGTGCTAAAGCATCCGAACATCGTAAGGTTAGTTGGCTACTGCTACGAAACACAACGTCAACATGCGGACTTTGAAGGAACCATTGTTTTTGCTGAAACAACACACAAAGCACTTTGCTTCGAGTATATGCCCGAGGGGAGCCTTCGTAAGCATCTGTCCG ATGAATCCAATGGACTTGATTGGCAAACACGTTACAAAATTATCAAAGGTGCATGTGAAGGTTTAAGATACCTTCATGAAGAATTGG ATTTTGGTTTGTCCAAGTTCTACGGCGAAGAACAAACCAGGATGACACAAAGTCCCATTGGAACTAT TGGATACACGCCGCCGGAATACTTATTTGGAAGAAAGGTCTCAAAGAAGTTTGACATATTTAGCCTGGGTGTTGTAATAACAAAGATAATTGCAGGGCCTAGCGACCACGACACACATGATGAAATGCAAAAGGAGTTTCTTGATCAA GTACAAGGAAATTGGATAAAAAGGTTACAGACTCCATGGAGTTCTCCTGAGCAACTAGAAGCACAATGCCAACAAGTGAAAAGATGCACTGAGATTGCATTGAGCTGCATGGACATGGATTGGCGCAGAAGGCCAAGCATAGTGAATATCCTAGATGAACTCAATGAGACTGAAAAATGCATTGAAAAGGCTACTAATTATGAACAAGATCCATCACCACCAATTGCTTCCACTTCAAGCGTTGTTCAACCTGCAGCATCACCTCCACCAACCACACCATTTCCACCACCATGTATCATTGCCACCTTCTCAGAG GGACCGAGCTGGAGTGGTTCTGAATATGAAGGACAAGTCTCTAGCGACAGCCTGTCAGCTTGTCTCAGTAACCAGTGTACAACCAGTGGAGAGCCACATCCACCTCGG GTCGACACGGCCGGCAGTACAGTGGGTCATCTTCCCTCCGATGGCTATTGCGACACCCCACAAGCTGGCTACCTAGATTGCAGGTTCTGA